The Rhodamnia argentea isolate NSW1041297 chromosome 10, ASM2092103v1, whole genome shotgun sequence sequence CGATCGGGACCGAACCCGCTCGATTTTGGCTCTGGGCCGAGAGAGAAAACGTGAGACCGGTTGTCGCTAACATCGGGGAGGAGATTTCAACCGGGGAGTTTCTGGCAAGGATCGGGATGAGCTTCTTCAAGTCGCGGGGTGACTCCTCCCCCCATGCCCGGATTCCTCCTcggccctccctccctcctccttcgcTTTCCCAAATTTGTTGATCAGCTTGCGGCGCCATACCCAGATCCGAATCAActagagcttgagcttgagcctgAGCGTCGGTGTTAATCCTCAAGCCAAGCTTCGAGGCAGGGCGGCAGCTTCAAACCTTGcaccttttgatttcttcttatcaaaAGACAAGAGGGCTATGAGGAGGGCTGAGAAAGAGAGGCTCAAAGAGGGGAAGGCAGCAGATGAGGAgcggaagaaattgaaaaaggaggCAGTGAAGAAGAAGGTTGAGCTTCAAAGCCTCCATGGCTGCTGAAGCTCGAAACTTGGCTCGACGGTCTCACCTCGATCTTCAAAGCTAATGGATGGTCGGGCAAACATCTACGAGAGCCATCGGAGGTCGAGGTAGTAGTGGGCAGCAAAGCAAAAGTGCCGAGGAGTTTGGCCAACTGATTGAAGATGCGCAAGCCATGAACATGAGTCTGCGAAGCATCGGACAAGAGATGAACAGTGctagtttttgcattttttagttttttttttttcaagtgtgGCGCCACGTCGGATCTACTTGTCACTAAAAATGCCACGGCGAATCCACGTCAGCGTTTTAACAGTGATTTTAGATGGACGTGGAACGTGGGGTAGATGTGTCACAACAtcgataatttgaggttttttgtgttgcaaaaaaaagttgagggtaaatgtgtcacgccaagtatagtttgagatttttggtggttttttccccgGATTCAATTAGATCCTCAGATCTAGCTGCAGGCAGTGCCGACTGTGGCCTTGAACACTATCTGCAACCTTTCAAATGGCAAGACAAAGCAGAACCATAAGCCACCCTGCTTGTAAATCTTATTAGCAGAGTTCCTAAGACATGATAATCATCTACAACTGTAAAAGGATCATGTATGTACTGGAAGCTCTTCAACTAATGGAAATTCAAAACACGGATATGTTTCTTTATCTCCTCTACTAAACGATTATAAATTTGGTATTTTTCATAAGCCAGATATGGATAACTAAATAATTGCTTATTATTCAACTTATATAATTAATTAGTATTGGCCTCGTTATATTTTACATGAATCACTTTAACagtatgtttttttcttcttgtgaaaTCAATGTTATACAAGTCAGAAAAAAATGTAGTTTTTATATCCGGTTGGTGTAAAATATTATGGTTTCTAAGTGATTAAtgtctgattaaaaaaaaaagtaattaatgcGAAAGGGAGGGGAAGGGAATGGATCTTTGTAGAGTTTCTTATGTATCACACATGTATGATTACAGAATGCTTTATTGTAAATGCATATGGGCTAGTTAATATACATATCGCAGCAAACAAACATAAGAGAAAGTTGCAGGTACTCAAACATAGAAGACGATAGATTTCGGTCAAGTGTTCCTCAGGTTTCGGACCAGCACTTCTACCTTCTTcgcctttgttttcttttcccaaaatTCTTCACAAGTCTCTGAGCCCTTCTTCTTGTGATCAAGCAGTTCCCGAGGACCACTCCAATCACCAACCCACTTGCATACCCCATGCACACGACTTTCCAGTCTAACTCCATTGCACTCCCCGAATCTTGATCTTCTTCGGACGTCGGAGATGATGGCGGCAAGGCTTTGGGATCATCGCATTTTCTGGACAGAGGAGTGCCACATAGCCCCGAATTTCCCTTGTAGGAGTTGTTTTCGAATGTAGCAAACTGCTGTGACTGCGGTATTGGCCCGGTCAAACGGTTATAAGAGACGTTGAAGACCGCAAGCGAAGTGAGCTGCGTCAACTCCTGAGGGATCTCTCCTGAGAGCCGGTTTTGAGAAAGGTCCAATGATTCCAAATTCGTTAGGTTTGCCAAGAATGAAGGCAGGGGACCGGAGAGAATGTTGTTGGAAAGGTTAAGCAATTTTAGTTGCTTTAGGCTTCCAATGGTTTCAGGGATCGCTCCGCTGAAGTTGTTGCTCGAGAGATCAATCAATGTAAGGTGCTCTTGGATCTTTGAGTAATTCATTTGGATGCCTTTGGCAACTATGCTCATAGAGTAGTCAAAGGTCGCAAATTCAGTGTAAGGCCATCTGAACGGCGGAATAGCATCCCCAATGTAGCTTGACTGATAAGGCCATATGAATGGCGAAAAAGAATCCCCAGTGTAGCTTGACGGATCTGTATCAAATACTTTCATGGCAGTCCAATGGTCAAAGTATTTGGATGGCAAGCTACCAGAAAAACCGTTCTGTGATAGGTCGATGATTTGCAGCGTAGGGAACACAACCCTACCACCCGGTTCCCCAATAAGCCCATGAAATCTATTATACCGCAATATAAGGATCTTCAAGCTTAGAAGTGAGCCCAACCATGAAGGGAAAACATCTCTAATCTGATTGTGTGCGACATTCAGGAATTCCAAATCGCTACACTTGCGAAGCGATCTTGGCAGTGGCCCTTGTAATTTATTGTAACTCAGATCAATCATAACAAGGTCACAGAAGTTCCTATTCAACTGAGGAATTTTCCCAATAAAGTTGTTGCTCTGTAGATTCACTACTTCCAAAGCAGCAATCATATCACTAAAACATTGAGGAAGAAACCCGGTCAGATTATTACTTGACAAATCGATCATTTGGAGAGAGCTTAGATTGCACATGAGCGGTGTTATTCCTCCAGAGAGCATGTTATTTGAGATGAAGTAGTACTCGATTCTCCAAGGGGGAATCGGAACCGATCCTTGCAACACATTGAAACCGAGATCCGCTACCAAAAGTTCTTCCCATTTGAAAATAACGGGATTTTGAGCAAAACTCGTTAGGAAGTTGCCCTAAAGGTTCAAATGACGTAGGTTTCCTGTGCTCACCTTCATAAACCATTCAGGAACTTGACCGGAAATGTTGTTGTAGGATAGATCTAGCTCGGACAAGCCATCTTGTCC is a genomic window containing:
- the LOC115733648 gene encoding receptor-like protein 54: MIAALEVVNLQSNNFIGKIPQLNRNFCDLVMIDLSYNKLQGPLPRSLRKCSDLEFLNVAHNQIRDVFPSWLGSLLSLKILILRYNRFHGLIGEPGGRVVFPTLQIIDLSQNGFSGSLPSKYFDHWTAMKVFDTDPSSYTGDSFSPFIWPYQSSYIGDAIPPFRWPYTEFATFDYSMSIVAKGIQMNYSKIQEHLTLIDLSSNNFSGAIPETIGSLKQLKLLNLSNNILSGPLPSFLANLTNLESLDLSQNRLSGEIPQELTQLTSLAVFNVSYNRLTGPIPQSQQFATFENNSYKGNSGLCGTPLSRKCDDPKALPPSSPTSEEDQDSGSAMELDWKVVCMGYASGLVIGVVLGNCLITRRRAQRLVKNFGKRKQRRRR